The Armatimonadota bacterium genome segment GGTTCAGCAATCATGGGACAAATCCGGGGGTGAACTAAGTGACCTTGCCCCCTAGAACGAGTCCAGGTGAAATGTTAGTATTTGGGGGCTGGACCGTCAAGGAGGAGCAGGGAGATGAGTCAGAAGCGCTACACGCCGGAGCAGATCATTCACAAGCTGCGGGAGGCGGAGGTGGAGATTGGCAAGGGAGGTACGGTCGGGCAGGCGTGCAAGAAGATCGGGGTGACAGAACAGACGTTCTATCGGTGGCGTGCCGAGTATGGCGGGCTGAAGCTAGATCAGGCGAAGCGGCTGAAGGGGCTGGAGGCGGAGAACGCACGGCTGAAGCGCATGGTGGCGGATCAA includes the following:
- a CDS encoding transposase, translating into MSQKRYTPEQIIHKLREAEVEIGKGGTVGQACKKIGVTEQTFYRWRAEYGGLKLDQAKRLKGLEAENARLKRMVADQ